Proteins encoded together in one Neobacillus sp. FSL H8-0543 window:
- a CDS encoding spore coat protein, with product MEKEILAYHETMETHEILNLKTVCLLKSKLMQGLCFDNDLKALMEKDVQQSIAAINELKEFYKGARTNYIG from the coding sequence ATGGAGAAGGAAATCTTGGCTTATCATGAAACAATGGAAACACATGAGATATTAAACCTGAAAACAGTATGCTTATTGAAATCAAAGCTTATGCAGGGGCTTTGCTTCGATAATGATTTAAAAGCACTGATGGAAAAAGATGTTCAACAGTCAATCGCAGCGATAAATGAACTTAAAGAATTTTATAAAGGTGCAAGAACCAATTATATAGGGTGA
- a CDS encoding spore coat protein — translation MEMDYLDPQGAEHMPEMADSGIALEFLLSVKTGIHTYAIALTETASLELREALYRQMEQSIDLHTEISELMISKGWLYPNDVGKQVELDLKSADNALMIAGMNLFPNDTDRLGMFATPNK, via the coding sequence ATGGAAATGGATTATTTGGATCCCCAAGGGGCTGAACATATGCCAGAAATGGCAGATTCAGGCATTGCATTGGAATTTCTTCTTTCAGTTAAAACGGGCATTCATACATATGCCATTGCGTTAACTGAAACAGCGAGCCTGGAGTTAAGGGAAGCATTATACAGGCAAATGGAACAATCCATTGATTTACACACAGAGATATCTGAATTGATGATAAGCAAGGGCTGGTTATATCCGAACGATGTTGGCAAGCAAGTTGAGTTGGATCTTAAATCTGCCGACAATGCTTTAATGATTGCCGGGATGAACTTATTCCCGAATGATACGGATAGACTTGGAATGTTCGCAACGCCTAATAAATAA
- a CDS encoding site-specific integrase produces the protein MYQSDKRIEGFSSQTLKAYKLLYTLLIRFFKDVDVQLDTITAEQLKSYLAKSSESPKPASLAHRIRFMKSFFRWSHEEGHIPKNPAAKKK, from the coding sequence ATGTATCAATCTGATAAACGTATTGAAGGCTTTTCGTCGCAAACATTAAAAGCATATAAACTACTATACACCTTACTTATACGCTTTTTTAAAGATGTTGATGTTCAACTTGATACGATCACAGCAGAACAATTAAAATCTTATTTAGCAAAATCAAGTGAAAGCCCTAAGCCTGCAAGTTTGGCTCATCGAATTCGTTTTATGAAATCATTTTTTCGATGGTCTCATGAAGAAGGGCATATTCCCAAAAACCCAGCAGCTAAAAAAAAATAA
- a CDS encoding spore coat protein, with amino-acid sequence MTNLLQNMAGMGGLTERAIASDFLISSKSAVRNLAFAITETATPELKSALREQLRNAVDTHAKITDFMTANGYYHPNNLGDQLNVRLQDAHTALNLKDQ; translated from the coding sequence ATGACTAATCTACTGCAAAATATGGCTGGAATGGGAGGCTTAACAGAACGGGCAATCGCCTCGGATTTTCTGATTTCATCTAAATCTGCCGTCAGAAATCTCGCATTTGCTATTACTGAAACAGCTACACCTGAATTAAAATCAGCTCTTCGCGAGCAATTAAGAAATGCAGTGGATACACATGCAAAGATAACGGATTTTATGACTGCCAATGGATATTATCACCCTAATAATTTAGGTGACCAATTAAATGTGAGACTGCAGGATGCACATACAGCTTTAAACCTTAAAGATCAATAG
- a CDS encoding zinc-dependent alcohol dehydrogenase: MKAVTYQGNKNVQVKEVKDPKIKNRDDIIIKITSSAICGSDLHLLHQMIPNMPTDYVIGHEPMGVVEEVGPEVTKLSKGDRVIIPFNVSCGHCWYCNHDLTSQCDNSNPHGDMGGFFGYSETTGGYAGGQAEYMRVPYGNFTPFKIPANCEVEDEKLVLLADAASTAYWSVDHSGVKAGDTVIVLGCGPVGLLAQKFAWYKGAERVIAVDYINYRLDHAKRTNKVETVNFEEHENVGEYLREITQGGADIVIDCSGMSGKMTPLEYLASGMKLHGGAMGGLVIASQAVRKAGTIQITGVYGGRYNGFPLGDIFQRNVDIKTGQAPVIPYMPFLYNLISEGKVDIGDVITHVLPLDQAKHGYEVFDTRTDNCIKVILKP, encoded by the coding sequence ATGAAAGCTGTCACGTACCAGGGGAATAAAAATGTCCAGGTTAAAGAAGTAAAAGACCCAAAAATTAAAAATCGCGATGATATCATTATAAAAATAACATCTTCTGCTATATGTGGATCGGATTTGCATTTGCTTCATCAAATGATTCCCAATATGCCAACTGATTACGTAATAGGTCATGAACCGATGGGGGTAGTCGAAGAAGTTGGACCGGAAGTAACAAAATTGAGTAAAGGGGATCGGGTAATTATTCCCTTTAATGTAAGCTGCGGGCATTGCTGGTACTGTAACCATGACTTAACTAGCCAATGTGATAATTCTAACCCTCATGGTGACATGGGCGGTTTCTTTGGATATTCAGAAACAACCGGTGGATATGCTGGCGGACAAGCTGAATATATGCGAGTTCCATATGGAAACTTTACTCCCTTTAAAATACCGGCGAATTGCGAAGTAGAAGATGAAAAGTTAGTGTTACTTGCAGATGCAGCCTCAACAGCTTATTGGAGTGTAGATCACTCTGGTGTCAAAGCTGGTGATACTGTAATCGTTTTAGGATGTGGTCCAGTAGGTCTCCTTGCTCAAAAATTTGCCTGGTATAAAGGTGCTGAGCGAGTTATTGCTGTCGATTACATCAATTACCGGCTTGATCATGCGAAACGAACCAATAAAGTGGAGACTGTAAATTTTGAGGAACATGAAAACGTTGGCGAATATTTAAGAGAGATAACACAAGGCGGAGCAGATATCGTTATTGATTGTTCAGGTATGAGCGGCAAGATGACTCCTCTTGAATATCTTGCATCCGGAATGAAGCTTCATGGCGGTGCAATGGGCGGGCTTGTCATTGCGTCACAGGCAGTACGCAAAGCTGGGACCATCCAAATTACCGGTGTTTATGGGGGACGTTATAATGGTTTCCCGTTAGGAGACATCTTCCAAAGAAATGTTGACATTAAAACGGGTCAAGCCCCAGTTATTCCGTATATGCCTTTTCTTTATAATCTTATATCTGAAGGAAAGGTTGATATTGGTGATGTAATTACACATGTTCTTCCATTAGACCAGGCAAAGCATGGATACGAAGTTTTTGACACAAGGACCGATAATTGTATAAAAGTCATTCTAAAACCTTAA